Proteins encoded by one window of Ignavibacteriota bacterium:
- a CDS encoding TolC family protein, with amino-acid sequence MKQNIATLFIFSFTFLFFIQQLSAQQAATLSLEQSISLGLENSKSLHSSLMKVQAATAKSSETNASRLPQLKFGGTYTRLSEIPSAELTVPYLPAPNNKFVISPSIFDNYNLKLTLQQPIFIGFKIESGAEMAEYNAYAIEQDYQKDKTELIYNIKSAYWNLFKAKQFKKVIDENIAQVQSHLKDVENMMNQGLATNNDVLKVQVQLSNVQLMQLEAANGVQLATLNLNYLIGKPLNSEIELSSSPSPGKQQAKEFDLEKLTERAFASRSELKGMEYRIKASEAAVTFARANWYPQIFLVGNYNYARPNQRIFPTVDEFRDTWDASIAVSFDVWNWGQTSNQSQQAQAQLQQAQDGMSQLRDGITMEVTSNYLNLKKAGESIGLAEKGVKQAEENYRITNDKFKAGITSNSDLLDAEVALLQAKTNYTNSLVDHELALARLQKSVGETK; translated from the coding sequence ATGAAACAGAACATTGCAACGCTCTTTATTTTTTCTTTCACATTTCTCTTCTTTATCCAACAACTTTCCGCACAGCAGGCGGCAACGCTTTCGCTTGAGCAAAGTATTTCGTTGGGATTGGAAAACAGCAAATCGCTCCATTCATCGTTGATGAAAGTGCAGGCGGCAACGGCAAAATCAAGCGAGACAAATGCTTCGCGGTTGCCGCAATTGAAGTTCGGCGGAACATATACTCGGTTGAGTGAAATTCCCTCAGCGGAACTTACCGTTCCGTATCTTCCCGCGCCGAACAACAAGTTTGTCATTTCGCCTTCGATATTTGATAACTATAATTTGAAACTGACGCTTCAACAGCCAATCTTTATCGGCTTCAAAATTGAAAGCGGCGCGGAGATGGCAGAGTATAACGCGTATGCAATCGAGCAGGATTATCAAAAAGATAAAACAGAACTCATCTACAATATTAAGAGCGCGTACTGGAATTTGTTCAAAGCAAAGCAATTCAAAAAAGTCATTGATGAAAACATCGCGCAAGTTCAATCGCATTTGAAGGATGTTGAGAACATGATGAATCAGGGATTGGCGACGAACAATGACGTGCTGAAAGTTCAGGTGCAACTCTCCAATGTGCAGTTGATGCAACTCGAAGCCGCAAACGGTGTACAGTTGGCGACGCTCAATTTGAATTATTTGATTGGAAAACCCTTGAATTCGGAGATAGAGTTAAGTTCCTCACCTTCTCCCGGGAAACAACAGGCAAAGGAATTCGACTTGGAGAAACTCACCGAGCGTGCGTTTGCTTCCCGTTCAGAACTCAAAGGAATGGAGTATCGAATCAAAGCGAGCGAAGCGGCAGTAACGTTTGCGCGGGCGAATTGGTATCCGCAAATATTTCTTGTCGGAAATTATAACTACGCGCGCCCGAACCAACGCATTTTCCCGACGGTGGATGAATTCAGAGATACGTGGGATGCGAGCATTGCCGTATCGTTTGATGTCTGGAACTGGGGACAGACAAGCAATCAATCACAACAGGCGCAGGCGCAACTTCAACAGGCGCAGGATGGAATGTCGCAGTTGCGGGATGGCATTACGATGGAAGTAACATCGAACTATCTCAACCTGAAAAAAGCAGGCGAGAGTATCGGACTTGCAGAGAAAGGCGTGAAGCAGGCAGAAGAAAATTATCGCATCACGAACGATAAGTTCAAAGCGGGTATCACCTCCAATTCCGATTTGCTCGATGCGGAAGTTGCGTTGCTTCAGGCAAAAACAAATTATACAAATTCACTTGTTGACCATGAACTCGCCCTCGCACGGTTACAAAAATCTGTTGGTGAGACGAAATAA
- a CDS encoding TetR/AcrR family transcriptional regulator translates to MPIDDATRERIIQIARDHFFRLGFSKVTMSEIATELGMSKKTLYEYFPSKEELLSEVINAVQNDVSSKIDTIIADESLDFVEKLRLLFSHGAEFHSRFSKHFFIDIQKNAPQIWKCCDSFRMERMRKNVEKLVREGVKKGYFRKDVNEHVVVMMHTLSVQNLMTPEVLAELPVTMNQLFETIVKVIFEGILTEKARALQMEKVLPSQKEKELVS, encoded by the coding sequence ATGCCGATAGATGACGCCACGCGAGAGCGGATAATACAGATTGCTCGAGACCATTTCTTCCGGCTCGGATTCAGCAAGGTAACGATGAGTGAAATTGCGACCGAGTTGGGAATGAGCAAAAAAACTCTCTACGAGTATTTTCCGAGCAAAGAAGAATTGCTTTCGGAAGTGATTAACGCCGTGCAGAACGATGTCAGTTCAAAAATTGATACCATCATTGCCGATGAGTCGTTAGACTTCGTGGAAAAGTTGAGACTACTTTTTTCTCACGGAGCGGAGTTTCATTCGCGCTTCAGCAAACATTTCTTTATTGATATTCAAAAGAACGCGCCGCAAATATGGAAGTGCTGTGATTCCTTCCGTATGGAGCGGATGAGGAAGAATGTAGAAAAACTTGTTCGCGAAGGAGTGAAGAAAGGATATTTCCGAAAAGATGTGAACGAGCATGTCGTCGTTATGATGCACACGCTCTCCGTTCAGAATCTTATGACACCCGAAGTGCTTGCAGAACTTCCCGTGACGATGAATCAACTCTTCGAGACGATCGTCAAAGTGATTTTTGAAGGAATCCTCACAGAAAAAGCCCGGGCGCTTCAAATGGAAAAAGTTTTACCATCACAAAAAGAAAAGGAACTTGTATCATGA